One Mercenaria mercenaria strain notata unplaced genomic scaffold, MADL_Memer_1 contig_2357, whole genome shotgun sequence DNA window includes the following coding sequences:
- the LOC128552340 gene encoding uncharacterized protein F54H12.2-like yields MEGPLHIDLFQQPKLLINGVAVGIKLHLNRDAFTLITDSPSPDYRVKIADAHFKLCIQRMKSDVLVAHDNLIQDMSAIYPYLRTEIKTTSIASGQFSYSADDIFQGLVPCKLIVGLVPSAAFNGDYAHNPFNFKHYNCSSIGLYVDGQSVPSQPMQPNYSADQYTECYRTLTLFRNDINISNKDYKKGYCLYVIDVDPYYSFSTKRKGHCRLEIKFAEALPESVTLIMYATFPEVLHINSARGVYFK; encoded by the coding sequence ATGGAAGGACCATTACATATCGATTTGTTTCAACAACCCAAGTTACTCATCAATGGAGTCGCTGTAGGCATTAAACTACATCTTAACCGCGACGCCTTCACATTAATCACTGACAGCCCGTCTCCTGACTATCGCGTAAAAATAGCGGACGCTCATTTCAAACTCTGTATTCAGCGGATGAAAAGTGACGTATTAGTAGCGCACGATAATCTCATTCAAGACATGTCAGCCATTTACCCTTACCTACGCACAGAGATCAAGACAACGTCCATTGCTTCGGGTCAATTTAGTTACAGCGCTGACGATATATTTCAAGGACTGGTTCCATGTAAACTGATAGTAGGCCTGGTTCCTAGTGCGGCATTTAATGGCGATTACGCGCACAACCCATTCAACTTCAAGCATTATAACTGTAGTTCCATAGGCCTATACGTCGATGGACAATCGGTGCCTTCACAACCGATGCAACCAAATTATTCGGCGGATCAATACACGGAGTGTTACAGAACATTGACTCTGTTTAGGAACGACATTaacatttcaaacaaagattaTAAGAAGGGATATTGTCTGTACGTTATTGATGTAGATCCTTACTACTCGTTTAGCACTAAAAGGAAGGGACATTGTCGACTAGAAATCAAATTTGCTGAGGCATTACCAGAGAGTGTGACACTGATTATGTACGCCACCTTCCCGGAAGTACTGCATATCAACAGTGCCAGGGGCGtctatttcaaatga